A stretch of the Haloplanus aerogenes genome encodes the following:
- the narH gene encoding nitrate reductase subunit beta, with protein MSTNEDTNINVADGIDHQVAMVMDLNKCIGCQTCTIACKNLWTEGGGTEYMYWNNVETKPGEGYPRGWEESGGGWQGEQGEAHTDRQPGDIPSQEDYGRPWEFNHSEIMYEGSDEPLRPREGAEWGPNWDEDQGAGEYPNSYYFYLPRICNHCTHPSCVEACPRQALYKREEDGIVLVDQERCRGYRYCVEGCPYKKVYYNTVSKKSEKCIFCYPRLEGEGPDGQTYAPACAEECPPQLRLVGFLDDEDGPIYKLVEEYEVALPLHPEFRTQPNVYYIPPYAPGQHTEDGESVDVDRIPREYLRELFGDGVDEALNTIERERQRARQGAESELMELLQHKNPAKQYRLGVFNDDD; from the coding sequence ATGAGTACCAACGAGGATACGAACATCAACGTCGCGGACGGGATCGATCACCAGGTGGCGATGGTGATGGACCTCAACAAGTGCATCGGCTGTCAGACGTGTACCATCGCGTGCAAGAACCTCTGGACGGAGGGCGGCGGCACCGAGTACATGTACTGGAACAACGTCGAAACCAAGCCCGGCGAGGGCTACCCCCGTGGCTGGGAGGAGTCCGGTGGCGGGTGGCAAGGCGAACAGGGTGAGGCCCACACCGACCGCCAACCCGGCGACATCCCGTCGCAGGAGGACTACGGCCGTCCGTGGGAGTTCAACCACTCCGAAATCATGTACGAGGGGAGCGACGAACCTCTCCGGCCGCGCGAAGGGGCGGAGTGGGGTCCCAACTGGGACGAGGATCAGGGTGCTGGCGAGTACCCCAACAGCTACTACTTCTACCTCCCGCGCATCTGCAACCACTGCACGCACCCCTCCTGCGTCGAGGCGTGCCCCCGACAGGCGCTCTACAAGCGCGAGGAGGACGGCATCGTCCTCGTCGATCAGGAGCGGTGTCGCGGCTACCGCTACTGCGTCGAGGGGTGTCCGTACAAGAAGGTGTACTACAACACCGTCTCGAAGAAGTCGGAGAAGTGCATCTTCTGTTACCCGCGACTGGAGGGCGAGGGGCCGGACGGGCAGACGTACGCGCCCGCTTGCGCGGAGGAGTGTCCGCCCCAGTTGCGTCTGGTGGGCTTCCTCGACGACGAGGACGGCCCCATCTACAAACTGGTCGAGGAGTACGAGGTGGCCCTCCCCCTCCATCCCGAGTTCCGCACTCAACCCAACGTCTACTACATCCCGCCGTACGCACCGGGCCAGCACACGGAGGACGGCGAGTCGGTGGACGTGGATCGCATCCCGCGGGAGTACCTGCGGGAACTGTTCGGCGACGGCGTCGACGAGGCGCTCAACACTATCGAACGGGAGCGCCAGCGCGCACGGCAAGGGGCGGAGAGCGAACTGATGGAACTGCTCCAGCACAAGAACCCGGCGAAGCAGTACCGGCTGGGAGTGTTCAACGACGATGACTGA
- a CDS encoding ethylbenzene dehydrogenase-related protein, with translation MTDDRKRALVTALVVGALVVCSAVALASPLVDARPAHEIPVTEQPEADLSDPTADGWSSVPAADVALSSAPSSVPDAADTSIEQVHVQAVRSDGQFYVRLQWEDGTQNVSAESPRQFVDAAAVQFPADTSSRPPIAMGGRDNQVNVWYWSGNGGTQELLAGGAGSTTAFPSPSVAANATYEDGTWTVVYTRDIASSGANRTDLGSVDTLDVAFAVWNGGNGERAGRKAVSEWHYFLTGTGPQGPPYQTLLWTIAGVAIVAVVAVTAFGVLRARGSGGSEGGGS, from the coding sequence ATGACTGACGACCGAAAGCGCGCGCTGGTGACGGCGCTCGTCGTCGGCGCACTGGTGGTCTGTTCGGCGGTGGCGCTCGCGTCGCCGCTGGTGGACGCTCGCCCGGCCCACGAGATTCCGGTCACGGAGCAACCGGAGGCGGATCTCTCCGACCCGACGGCCGACGGGTGGTCGTCGGTGCCCGCGGCGGACGTGGCGCTGTCGAGCGCGCCGAGTAGCGTGCCCGACGCCGCCGACACGTCGATCGAACAGGTCCACGTGCAGGCCGTCCGGAGCGACGGGCAGTTCTACGTCCGCCTGCAGTGGGAAGACGGGACGCAGAACGTGAGCGCCGAGTCACCACGGCAGTTCGTCGACGCCGCCGCCGTCCAGTTCCCGGCCGACACGAGTTCGCGCCCGCCCATCGCCATGGGCGGCCGGGACAACCAGGTGAACGTCTGGTACTGGAGCGGCAACGGCGGCACCCAGGAACTGCTCGCCGGCGGCGCGGGGTCGACGACGGCCTTCCCCAGTCCGTCGGTCGCCGCGAACGCGACCTACGAGGACGGAACGTGGACGGTGGTCTACACGCGCGATATCGCCTCGTCGGGTGCTAACCGGACCGACCTCGGCTCGGTCGACACGCTCGACGTTGCCTTCGCGGTGTGGAACGGCGGCAACGGCGAGCGTGCGGGCCGGAAGGCGGTCAGCGAGTGGCACTACTTCCTCACTGGCACCGGTCCGCAGGGACCGCCCTACCAGACGCTCCTGTGGACGATCGCTGGCGTCGCCATCGTGGCCGTCGTCGCCGTGACGGCGTTCGGTGTTCTCCGGGCGCGCGGTAGTGGCGGTAGCGAGGGAGGTGGGTCCTGA
- a CDS encoding molecular chaperone TorD family protein, producing MATADDALGDDIDLDAAARGTVFATLAGAFRHPTREFHALTADGDLAADLAQCLDRTSLDVSVPTLRTDDDYETLAARYNDLFELGYSEYADRTDGSLEASGPPVPLYESKYRPDQSWNDVNLDLARAYDYYGLEIDADTRDNHDALRYELEFAGYLARREAAVEGTAAAARLDFHDRHLGHAAVGVSDRLADEPGTDIYGDLGTLLEAFVRADRNDLAARLEGDG from the coding sequence ATGGCGACGGCCGACGACGCCCTCGGTGACGATATCGACCTCGACGCCGCCGCCCGCGGGACGGTGTTCGCGACGCTCGCGGGGGCGTTCCGCCACCCGACCCGCGAGTTCCACGCTCTCACCGCGGACGGCGATCTGGCGGCGGATCTGGCGCAGTGTCTCGACCGCACGAGCCTCGACGTGTCGGTGCCCACGTTGCGGACCGACGACGACTACGAGACGCTGGCGGCCCGGTACAACGACCTGTTCGAACTCGGGTACAGCGAGTACGCCGACCGGACGGACGGGTCGCTGGAGGCGTCGGGACCGCCGGTCCCGCTGTACGAGTCGAAGTACCGCCCCGACCAGTCGTGGAACGACGTGAACCTCGATCTGGCGCGGGCGTACGACTACTACGGCCTCGAAATCGACGCCGACACCCGCGACAACCACGACGCCCTCCGGTACGAACTGGAGTTCGCGGGGTATCTGGCGCGTCGGGAGGCGGCCGTCGAAGGGACGGCCGCAGCCGCCCGCCTCGACTTCCACGACCGCCACCTCGGCCACGCGGCAGTTGGCGTCTCCGACCGCCTCGCCGACGAACCCGGCACCGACATCTACGGCGACCTCGGTACCCTGCTCGAAGCGTTCGTCCGCGCGGACCGCAACGACCTCGCGGCACGGCTGGAGGGGGACGGATGA
- a CDS encoding phosphate ABC transporter permease: MTATRVGRRWAAPLPANRRHAVVGVAAVAVVVRTLATTAVNAPVGPSGVSAALFGLTTAVAALGAVGLALTADDPVAGVGLLFVGVFGLLSLVTGAVALPAAVAVVGGTAAVALVHRESLPPVSAAAVGVLLVALAVGLASGVGDAVALRPTASTLALVGIAVTPVFAATTGRAALAGGLAFGAVVAVGLARPFVTGAVTLVGGGVVGTSLPVVALAAAGVVTTASAARRRGEWLLLGGVALLAFAGVPATLGRAVPFGLGAAALTLWEVER, encoded by the coding sequence ATGACGGCGACGCGCGTCGGACGGCGCTGGGCGGCGCCGCTCCCCGCGAACCGCCGGCACGCCGTCGTCGGCGTCGCGGCGGTGGCCGTCGTCGTTCGGACGCTGGCGACGACGGCCGTCAACGCGCCGGTCGGCCCCTCGGGCGTCAGTGCGGCGCTGTTCGGCCTCACGACGGCCGTCGCGGCGCTCGGTGCCGTGGGGCTGGCGCTCACGGCCGACGATCCCGTCGCGGGCGTTGGTCTCCTCTTCGTCGGTGTGTTCGGCCTGCTGTCGCTCGTGACCGGCGCCGTCGCCCTGCCCGCCGCCGTCGCCGTCGTCGGGGGAACGGCCGCCGTCGCCCTCGTCCATCGGGAGTCACTCCCGCCCGTCTCGGCCGCCGCCGTCGGCGTCCTCCTGGTCGCACTCGCGGTGGGACTGGCGAGTGGCGTCGGCGACGCGGTAGCGCTCCGTCCGACGGCGTCGACGCTGGCGCTCGTCGGCATCGCCGTCACACCCGTCTTCGCGGCGACGACGGGGCGAGCCGCCCTCGCGGGTGGCCTCGCGTTCGGCGCCGTCGTCGCCGTCGGCCTCGCGCGGCCGTTCGTCACCGGCGCGGTGACGCTCGTCGGCGGCGGCGTCGTCGGGACGTCGCTCCCCGTGGTCGCCCTCGCGGCGGCGGGGGTGGTGACGACCGCCAGCGCCGCCCGTCGGCGCGGCGAGTGGCTCCTCCTCGGGGGCGTGGCGCTCCTCGCGTTCGCGGGCGTGCCCGCCACGCTCGGTCGGGCCGTCCCCTTCGGCCTCGGGGCTGCGGCGCTGACCCTGTGGGAGGTGGAGCGATGA
- a CDS encoding HEAT repeat domain-containing protein: MTCHDDDEEFQKHLEEEPDPQLDPAKSPGIGSDIEALEDIEVSREDVTIGEATPAELAAADTEPVAGDGATSLLADLDADDSVDRRRAALALKDEATTDAVVTGLAQAATRDDDADVRQFAVEALTAHGGERAAAVAVALLDDPDPWVRAEAVVALDNVDRAAHEDEIAAAVDDDHHAVRRNAAISLFKLRGEAMENRLLSLSRDDSERVREWAAHMLGGVDSDAARDRLRDLTDDPATVVRQTAERALEAEPDRFRRQFGALENDARLLPGEDRLNRMPDL, from the coding sequence ATGACCTGCCACGACGACGACGAGGAGTTCCAGAAGCATCTGGAGGAGGAGCCAGACCCGCAACTCGACCCCGCCAAGAGTCCGGGCATCGGGAGCGACATCGAGGCGCTGGAGGACATCGAAGTGAGCCGTGAGGACGTGACCATCGGCGAGGCGACGCCGGCGGAACTCGCGGCGGCGGACACCGAACCCGTCGCCGGCGACGGCGCGACATCGCTGCTCGCGGACCTCGACGCGGACGACTCCGTGGACCGGCGACGAGCGGCGCTGGCGCTGAAAGACGAGGCGACGACCGACGCGGTCGTGACGGGTCTCGCGCAGGCGGCGACGCGGGACGACGACGCCGACGTGCGGCAGTTCGCCGTGGAGGCGTTGACGGCGCACGGGGGGGAGCGGGCGGCTGCCGTCGCCGTCGCACTCCTCGACGACCCGGACCCGTGGGTACGAGCGGAGGCGGTCGTCGCCCTCGACAACGTGGACCGCGCGGCCCACGAGGACGAGATCGCGGCCGCCGTCGACGACGACCACCACGCCGTGCGCCGGAATGCCGCCATCTCGCTGTTCAAGTTGCGGGGCGAAGCGATGGAGAACCGCCTGCTCTCCCTCTCGCGCGACGACAGCGAACGCGTCCGGGAGTGGGCGGCCCACATGCTCGGCGGCGTCGACTCCGACGCGGCCCGCGACCGCCTGCGCGACCTGACCGACGACCCCGCGACGGTAGTGCGACAGACCGCCGAGCGCGCACTGGAGGCGGAGCCCGACCGGTTCCGCCGGCAGTTCGGCGCGCTGGAGAACGACGCTCGCCTGCTTCCCGGCGAGGACCGACTCAACCGCATGCCCGATCTATGA
- a CDS encoding P-loop NTPase has product MTDTDDTTTTAAQPDDATLEDRVEAALRSVRDPAADLSVFEAGFVENVEVSEGDVRLEVDLHALDDDTGQGVIDAMLRAVDDVDGVGGVHVERASPSAEGRSSVAAFDHVVAVASAKGGVGKSTVAAHLACAFAAERDVALFDADIHGPNVPALVDAAGPIHATDEGDPMPVRRRGMDVMSVGLMEDGAPLAWRGAMAHDALSDLFENTAWENDDVLVIDLPPGTGDVVLTTLQDVHVDGVVVVTTPFHAAVSDTGRTVELFRDNDVPVLGAVVNMAEYVCDCCGEPNELFDESVDDLDAPVLAELPFTRELQGTPEPGDVPDAVADLGERTLDALDTADEVDVPDDAVDIRDLPPEERKGRVRERFESLDPGERFVLVSDRDPTPVGGFLSRLAGAPREAFDIEVRRATPSDWVLETVKVA; this is encoded by the coding sequence ATGACGGACACCGACGACACGACCACGACGGCGGCACAGCCCGACGACGCGACGCTCGAAGACCGCGTGGAGGCGGCGCTCCGGTCGGTCCGCGATCCGGCAGCCGACCTCTCCGTCTTCGAGGCGGGGTTCGTCGAGAACGTCGAGGTGAGTGAGGGCGACGTACGCCTCGAAGTCGACCTGCACGCCCTCGACGACGACACGGGACAGGGTGTGATCGACGCCATGTTGCGCGCCGTCGACGACGTGGACGGCGTGGGCGGTGTCCACGTCGAACGCGCGTCACCGTCGGCCGAGGGGCGGTCGAGCGTCGCGGCGTTCGATCACGTCGTCGCCGTCGCCAGCGCGAAAGGCGGCGTCGGCAAGTCCACCGTGGCGGCCCACCTCGCCTGCGCGTTCGCCGCCGAGCGTGACGTGGCGCTGTTCGACGCGGACATCCACGGCCCGAACGTGCCGGCGCTCGTCGACGCGGCGGGACCGATCCACGCCACCGACGAGGGCGACCCGATGCCCGTCCGCCGCCGTGGGATGGACGTGATGAGCGTCGGTCTGATGGAGGACGGCGCGCCCCTCGCGTGGCGTGGGGCGATGGCCCACGACGCGCTCTCCGACCTCTTCGAGAACACCGCGTGGGAGAACGACGACGTACTGGTGATCGACCTGCCGCCCGGCACGGGTGACGTGGTGCTCACCACCTTGCAGGATGTCCACGTCGACGGCGTCGTCGTCGTCACGACGCCCTTCCACGCCGCCGTCAGCGACACCGGGCGCACCGTCGAACTGTTCCGCGACAACGACGTGCCGGTCCTCGGTGCCGTCGTCAACATGGCCGAGTACGTCTGTGACTGCTGTGGCGAGCCGAACGAGTTGTTCGACGAGTCGGTCGACGATCTGGACGCGCCGGTGCTCGCGGAACTGCCGTTCACGCGGGAGTTGCAGGGGACGCCCGAACCGGGCGACGTACCCGACGCGGTCGCGGATCTGGGGGAGCGAACGCTCGACGCCCTCGACACCGCGGACGAAGTGGACGTGCCGGACGACGCCGTCGATATTCGTGACCTGCCGCCCGAGGAGCGGAAGGGGCGGGTCCGCGAACGGTTCGAATCGCTCGATCCGGGGGAGCGGTTCGTCCTCGTCAGCGACCGCGATCCGACACCAGTCGGGGGGTTCCTGAGCCGTCTCGCGGGGGCGCCACGCGAGGCGTTCGACATCGAGGTGCGGCGGGCGACGCCGTCCGACTGGGTGCTGGAGACGGTCAAGGTGGCGTGA
- a CDS encoding nucleoside deaminase: protein MQFDDFDHDAHLRRAFDLAREAAARGDEPFGSVLVHDDEVVMADSNRIVTADDIRHHPELHLAYRACREFDPDERAEMVMYTSTEPCPMCAGGMVRAGFDRVVYSVGSDEVAAFTGDEPSVRSAEILTGVTDVVGPVLNDEGRRVHEVFDW from the coding sequence GTGCAGTTCGACGACTTCGACCACGACGCGCATCTGCGGCGGGCGTTCGACCTCGCTCGCGAGGCCGCGGCCCGTGGCGACGAGCCGTTCGGCAGCGTACTCGTCCACGACGACGAGGTCGTGATGGCCGACTCGAATCGGATCGTCACGGCGGACGACATCCGGCACCATCCCGAACTCCATCTCGCGTACCGCGCGTGCCGGGAGTTCGACCCCGACGAACGGGCGGAGATGGTCATGTACACCAGCACCGAACCGTGCCCGATGTGCGCCGGCGGGATGGTCAGGGCCGGCTTCGACCGCGTCGTCTACAGCGTCGGAAGCGACGAGGTCGCCGCGTTCACCGGCGACGAACCGTCGGTCCGCTCGGCCGAGATTCTGACCGGCGTCACCGATGTCGTCGGTCCCGTCCTGAACGACGAGGGGCGGCGGGTCCACGAGGTATTCGACTGGTAG